In a genomic window of Flavobacterium sp. KACC 22761:
- the trxA gene encoding thioredoxin yields the protein MALAITDATFDEVVLKSDKPVMVDFWAAWCGPCRMVGPIIDQLSEEYAGKVVVGKVDVDANQEFAAKYGVRNIPTVLVFQNGEVVGKQVGVAPKQAYADSLDALL from the coding sequence ATGGCATTAGCAATAACAGATGCTACTTTTGATGAAGTAGTTTTAAAGTCAGATAAACCAGTAATGGTAGATTTTTGGGCAGCATGGTGTGGTCCTTGTAGAATGGTTGGTCCAATCATTGACCAATTAAGCGAAGAATATGCTGGTAAAGTAGTTGTTGGTAAAGTAGATGTAGATGCTAACCAAGAATTCGCTGCAAAATATGGTGTGCGTAACATACCAACCGTTTTGGTGTTTCAAAATGGTGAAGTAGTAGGAAAACAAGTAGGAGTAGCTCCGAAACAAGCCTACGCAGATAGCTTAGACGCTTTGTTGTAA